In Passer domesticus isolate bPasDom1 chromosome 9, bPasDom1.hap1, whole genome shotgun sequence, a genomic segment contains:
- the LOC135308337 gene encoding uncharacterized protein LOC135308337, translated as MAGRKFQDPLEIMWQMLKERLQRRQEMKGEPAEKEAFPGGSSGCMPASAPGREAMPGTGTGDEGAGKASPSAWMNKVLKPLEPPADVSTGKTSPASPAATLDAALKPSSHLRGTPTGKIQDTTDKISLEATKQMRQELKDPLQTREEMDIVLQWKVVFLEGSTPSSVPAPAAGRKAKPDTGTGTADWDAGKDSPLAWRSEVVKPSEHSAGVSAGTTSPTPTLDAAQKASSHGRGPLTGKTKDMAGRKFQDPLEIMWQMLKERLQRRQEMKGEPAEKEAFPGGSSGCMPASAPGREAMPGTGTGDEGAGKASPSAWMNKVLKPLEPPADVSTGKTSPASPAATLDAALKPSSHLRGTPTGKIQDTTDKISLEATKQMRQELKDPLQTREEMDIVLQWKVVFLEGSTPSSVPAPAAGRKAKPDTGTGTADWDAGKDSPLAWRSEVVKPSEHSAGVSAGTTSPTPTLDAAQKASSHGRGPLTGETKDMAGRKFQDPLEIMWQMLKERLQRRQEMKGEPAEKEAFPGGSSGCMPASAPGREAMPGTGTGDEGAGKASPSAWMNKVLKPLEPPADVSTGKTSPASPAATLDAALKPSSHLRGTPTGKIQDTTDKISLEATKQMRQELKDPLQTREEMDIVLQWKVVFLEGSTPSSVPAPAAGRKAKPDTGTGTADWDAGKDSPLAWRSEVVKHSEHSAGVSAGTTSPTPTLDAAQKASSHGRGPLTGETKDMAGRKFQDPLEIMWQMLKERLQRRQEMKGEPAEKEAFPGGSSGCMPASAPGREAMPGTGTGDEGAGKASPSAWMNKVLKPLEPPADVSTGKTSPASPAATLDAALKPSSHLRGTPTGKIQDTTDKISLEATKQMRQELKEPLQTREEMDIVLQWKVVFLEGSTPSSVPAPAAGRKAKPDTGTGTTGLTIALAFLLPESQNNTAVIAWTRHISRGRPQLTCVLKHLGQAITLTGLIDTGADVTLISRSKWPQDWTVVPTLDQLAAMPDMDKVLASTHKDTVPK; from the exons atggcaggcaggaaattccaggacccattagaaatcatgtggcaaatgctgaaggaacgtctgcagagaagacaag aaatgaaaggagagcctgcggagaaagaagcatttcccggaggaagcagtggttgcatgccagcctcagctccaggaagggaggccatgccaggcacaggcacaggag atgagggtgctgggaaggcttctccatcagcttggatgaataaagttttgaagcccttggagcctcctgcag atgtgtctacagggaagacttctccagcttctccagctgctaccttggatgctgcactcaagcccagctcccatctcaggg gtactccaacagggaaaatccaagatacaacagataagatatcacTGGAAGCaaccaaacagatgaggcaagagctgaaggatcccctgcagacaagagaag agatggacatagtgcttcagtggaaggtggtatttcttgaaggaagcactccatcttcggtgccagcccctgctgcaggaaggaaggcaaagccagacacgggcacaggcacagcag actgggatgctgggaaggattctccattagcctggcgctctgaagttgtgaagccctctgagcattctgcag gcgtgtctgcagggacgacctcaccaactcctaccttggatgctgcacaaaaggccagctcccatggcaggg gtcctctgacaggaaagaccaaagacatggcaggcaggaaattccaggacccattagaaatcatgtggcaaatgctgaaggaacgtctgcagagaagacaag aaatgaaaggagagcctgcggagaaagaagcatttcccggaggaagcagtggttgcatgccagcctcagctccaggaagggaggccatgccaggcacaggcacaggag atgagggtgctgggaaggcttctccatcagcttggatgaataaagttttgaagcccttggagcctcctgcag atgtgtctacagggaagacttctccagcttctccagctgctaccttggatgctgcactcaagcccagctcccatctcaggg gtactccaacagggaaaatccaagatacaacagataagatatcacTGGAAGCaaccaaacagatgaggcaagagctgaaggatcccctgcagacaagagaag agatggacatagtgcttcagtggaaggtggtatttcttgaaggaagcactccatcttcggtgccagcccctgctgcaggaaggaaggcaaagccagacacgggcacaggcacagcag actgggatgctgggaaggattctccattagcctggcgctctgaagttgtgaagccctctgagcattctgcag gcgtgtctgcagggacgacctcaccaactcctaccttggatgctgcacaaaaggccagctcccatggcaggg gtcctctgacaggagagaccaaagacatggcaggcaggaaattccaggacccattagaaatcatgtggcaaatgctgaaggaacgtctgcagagaagacaag aaatgaaaggagagcctgcggagaaagaagcatttcccggaggaagcagtggttgcatgccagcctcagctccaggaagggaggccatgccaggcacaggcacaggag atgagggtgctgggaaggcttctccatcagcttggatgaataaagttttgaagcccttggagcctcctgcag atgtgtctacagggaagacttctccagcttctccagctgctaccttggatgctgcactcaagcccagctcccatctcaggg gtactccaacagggaaaatccaagatacaacagataagatatcacTGGAAGCaaccaaacagatgaggcaagagctgaaggatcccctgcagacaagagaag agatggacatagtgcttcagtggaaggtggtatttcttgaaggaagcactccatcttcggtgccagcccctgctgcaggaaggaaggcaaagccagacacgggcacaggcacagcag actgggatgctgggaaggattctccattagcctggcgctctgaagttgtgaagcactctgagcattctgcag gcgtgtctgcagggacgacctcaccaactcctaccttggatgctgcacaaaaggccagctcccatggcaggg gtcctctgacaggagagaccaaagacatggcaggcaggaaattccaggacccattagaaatcatgtggcaaatgctgaaggaacgtctgcagagaagacaag aaatgaaaggagagcctgcggagaaagaagcatttcccggaggaagcagtggttgcatgccagcctcagctccaggaagggaggccatgccaggcacaggcacaggag atgagggtgctgggaaggcttctccatcagcttggatgaataaagttttgaagcccttggagcctcctgcag atgtgtctacagggaagacttctccagcttctccagctgctaccttggatgctgcactcaagcccagctcccatctcaggg gtactccaacagggaaaatccaagatacaacagataagatatcacTGGAAGCaaccaaacagatgaggcaagagctgaaggaacccctgcagacaagagaag agatggacatagtgcttcagtggaaggtggtatttcttgaaggaagcactccatcttcggtgccagcccctgctgcaggaaggaaggcaaagccagacacgggcacaggcacaacAG